The sequence ACATGGGCCAGGCCGGACCTCAGTACCCTTACCGTCCCATACATACCCACCTGAACCTCCTCGGCTGGATGAGCATGATGATATTCGGGGTGTCCTACCACATACTCCCGAGGTTCAGCGGCCAGCCGCTCTGGAGCGAATCGCTGTCGCTCTGGCACCTGTGGCTCGCGAACATAGGGCTCGTCGGCATGTCGCTCGGATGGGTAGTCGCCTCGGCCGGGGGAGGGTCGTTCGTCCTCATAGCCTTCTCCATAATAGAGGCCGTGAGCGTCGTCTTCTTCGTCACGAACATGTTCAAGACCATAAAGGCCACACCCCCGCCTAAAAAGGGCTGAACACAAAAAAACGGAGGTAAACCGAGATGTCGGAAGAGACGATAACCAAAGAGATGACCATAGGGGAGGTCATGGAAAAGTTCCCCACGACCGAGAAGGTGTTCCTGAAATTCTTCGGCAACGGGTGTTTTACCTGCCCCGGGGCCAAGATGGAGAACATAGCCTTCGGAGCTACCATGCACAACGTGGACGCCGAGGCGGTGGTAAAGGAGCTTAATGAGGCGGCGGCGGAAGGTTAAATATGACCGAAGGCGGAAAGATAACCAAAGACCTGGTGGTGAACGACGTCATAAAGCTCCACCCCAAGACCATCGGCGTCTTCACCCGGTTTAACATAGATTCCTGCTGCGGCGGCGCCGTTTCCATCGAAGCGGCCGCCAAGAGGGACGGCGCGCCCGTGGACGAGATGGTAAAGGCGCTCAACGAAGCGGCGGAAAGTTAAGGAGGTTCTACGCATTGGCTGATATAACACAGGCTCAAGTGCTGGAAGCGCTCGGCACGGTCAT comes from Thermodesulfobacteriota bacterium and encodes:
- a CDS encoding DUF1858 domain-containing protein; translation: MSEETITKEMTIGEVMEKFPTTEKVFLKFFGNGCFTCPGAKMENIAFGATMHNVDAEAVVKELNEAAAEG
- a CDS encoding DUF542 domain-containing protein gives rise to the protein MTEGGKITKDLVVNDVIKLHPKTIGVFTRFNIDSCCGGAVSIEAAAKRDGAPVDEMVKALNEAAES